The following coding sequences are from one Lolium rigidum isolate FL_2022 chromosome 6, APGP_CSIRO_Lrig_0.1, whole genome shotgun sequence window:
- the LOC124659511 gene encoding photosystem II 22 kDa protein 1, chloroplastic → MAAQSMLMSGVSGVASGRSLLQAARPAATPFSRLALSSSPSYYKHMPSLSVRTMALFGKSKTKAAPAKKVAAPKPKTEDGIFGTSGGIGFTKENELFVGRVAMIGFAASILGEAITGKGILSQLNLETGIPIYEAEPLLLFFILFTLLGAIGALGDRGRFVDEQPTGLDKAVIAPGKGFRSALGLSEGGPLFGFTKSNELFVGRLAQLGIAFSIIGEIITGKGALAQLNIETGVPIAEIEPLVLFNVVFFFIAAINPGTGKFISGEDDD, encoded by the exons ATGGCAGCACAGTCGATGCTCATGTCCGGCGTCAGCGGCGTGGCCTCCGGCAGGAGCCTCCTGCAGGCCGCCCGCCCCGCCGCCACGCCATTCTCGCGGCTCGCGCTATCTTCGTCGCCGTCCTACTACAAGCACATGCCGtccctctccgtcaggaccatggCCCTCTTCGGCAAGTCTAAGACCAAGGCCGCGCCGGCCAAGAAG GTCGCTGCGCCCAAGCCCAAGACCGAGGACGGCATCTTCGGCACCTCCGGCGGGATCGGGTTCACCAAGGAGAACGAGCTCTTCGTCGGCCGTGTTGCCATGATTGGCTTTGCC GCATCGATATTGGGAGAGGCCATCACCGGCAAGGGTATCCTGTCCCAGCTGAACCTTGAGACCGGCATCCCGATCTACGAGGCGGagcccctcctcctcttcttcatcctcttcacccTCCTCGGCGCCATCGGTGCCCTCGGTGACCGTGGAAGGTTCGTCGACGAGCAGCCCACCGGCCTCGACAAGGCCGTCATCGCCCCCGGCAAAGGCTTCCGCTCTGCCCTCGGCCTCAGCGAGGGAG GGCCGCTCTTTGGGTTCACCAAGTCGAACGAGCTGTTCGTGGGGCGGCTGGCGCAGCTGGGTATCGCCTTCTCCATCAtcggggagatcatcaccgggaaGGGCGCGCTGGCGCAGCTCAACATCGAGACCGGTGTGCCCATCGCCGAGATCGAGCCGCTCGTGCTCTTCAAcgtcgtcttcttcttcatcgccgccatcaacccTGGAACCGGCAAGTTCATCAGCGGCGAGGACGACGACTAG
- the LOC124662742 gene encoding TLC domain-containing protein 2 encodes MPPPHRAGAGDASAFFAATLVLWAVSVGFEIGARGRRELAAVAAGFAFFQAANTAVRAAVSRDPLFVNTAVSLLHSSLTSASVIFVLLCRWRAKGLENMFEHAELVGRSWLGAYSALCFSCGYFAYDQLDMLRYRLYSGWIPGILMHHLILLICFTLALYRNVTINYLVLTLLCEMHSIFLHIRKLRRMAGFRDFSRKMVKLEWILNWTTFVTARVISHILITYKLITDAHKFDKGIELPLALFGMAGMNVLNVSLGLDLIKAFSRERNQQRHQD; translated from the exons ATGCCGCCGCCCCACCGCGCCGGCGCGGGCGACGCTAGCGCGTTCTTCGCGGCGACGCTGGTGCTGTGGGCCGTGTCGGTGGGGTTCGAGATCGGGGCGCGGGGCCGGCGCGAGCTGGCGGCCGTGGCGGCCGGCTTCGCCTTCTTCCAGGCCGCCAACACGGCCGTGCGCGCCGCCGTCTCCCGCGACCCGCTCTTCGTCAACACCGCCGTCTCGCTACTCCACTCCTCCCTCACATCCGCCTCAG TTATCTTTGTTCTTTTGTGTCGATGGCGTGCTAAGGGCCTTGAGAACATGTTTGAGCATGCAGAATTAGTTGGTCGCAGTTGGCTTGGAGCATATTCTGCTCTGTGCTTTTCATGTGGCTACTTTGCTTATGACCAATTGGATATGCTCCGGTACCGTCTGTACAGTGGATGGATCCCTGGAATTCTCATGCATCACCTTATTCTGCTCATTTGCTTTACACTAGCTCTATATCGGAATGTGACAATCAACTACCTAGTTCTCACACTTTTATGCGAG ATGCACTCCATATTTTTGCACATAAGGAAATTGAGGAGAATGGCTGGATTTCGTGATTTCAGCAGAAAAATGGTGAAACTGGAATGGATACTCAACTGGACCACCTTTGTGACAGCAAGGGTAATCAGCCACATATTGATTACCTACAAACTGATCACCGATGCACACAAGTTTGATAAGGGCATTGAGCTTCCATTAGCTCTTTTTGGTATGGCAGGAATGAATGTGCTCAACGTATCTTTAGGGCTTGATCTAATTAAAGCATTCTCACGAGAGAGAAATCAGCAGAGGCATCAGGACTGA